In Streptomyces sp. NBC_00414, a single window of DNA contains:
- a CDS encoding 2-hydroxyacid dehydrogenase, with translation MTYEVWLPFPPDELDGLPAGPDYRYWNGEEDFPADPADCAFYVVPYMKGGDISVRPMADMTSVKVVQTLSAGIDHVQPGLELLPRGVQLCNARGVHDASTAELTLTLILASLRGIPDFVRGQDREEWRSGFRPALADKNVLIVGYGAVGSAIEDRLTPFELARVARVARSARETARGPVHPITALPELLPEADVVVLITPLTEQTKGLAGADFLARMKDGALLVNVARGGVVDTKALLAELESGRLRAALDVTDPEPLPPGHPLWHAPGVLISPHVGGPTSAFFPRAQRLLVDQLNRFVNREPLQNVVLTTGS, from the coding sequence ATGACGTACGAAGTGTGGCTCCCGTTTCCCCCGGACGAACTCGACGGCCTGCCCGCGGGCCCCGACTACCGCTACTGGAACGGCGAGGAGGACTTTCCCGCCGACCCCGCCGACTGCGCCTTCTACGTCGTGCCCTACATGAAGGGCGGCGACATCTCCGTGCGGCCCATGGCCGACATGACCTCCGTGAAGGTCGTGCAGACCCTGTCGGCCGGTATCGACCACGTTCAGCCGGGACTCGAACTGCTGCCCAGAGGCGTGCAGTTGTGCAACGCGCGCGGTGTGCACGACGCGAGCACCGCCGAACTCACCCTCACCCTGATCCTCGCCTCGCTGCGCGGCATCCCCGACTTCGTCCGCGGGCAGGACCGCGAGGAGTGGCGGTCGGGGTTCCGTCCCGCGCTCGCCGACAAGAACGTTCTGATCGTCGGCTACGGAGCGGTGGGCTCGGCCATCGAGGACCGGCTCACTCCGTTCGAGCTCGCGCGGGTGGCGCGCGTCGCGCGCTCCGCACGTGAGACCGCGCGCGGCCCCGTGCATCCGATTACCGCCCTGCCCGAGCTCCTCCCGGAAGCCGATGTGGTGGTGCTCATCACGCCCCTCACCGAGCAGACGAAAGGCCTGGCCGGCGCCGATTTCCTGGCCCGCATGAAGGACGGGGCGCTCCTCGTGAACGTGGCCCGCGGCGGTGTCGTCGACACCAAGGCGCTCCTCGCCGAGCTGGAGAGCGGCCGGCTCCGGGCGGCGCTGGACGTCACCGACCCCGAACCGCTGCCGCCGGGGCACCCCCTGTGGCACGCGCCGGGCGTGCTCATCAGCCCTCATGTGGGCGGCCCGACCTCCGCGTTCTTCCCACGGGCCCAGCGGCTTCTCGTGGACCAGTTGAACCGTTTCGTGAACCGGGAGCCACTGCAGAACGTGGTCCTTACGACGGGCTCGTAG
- a CDS encoding PQQ-dependent sugar dehydrogenase — protein sequence MTAVLAAATLLLTAGCSSDDGGSSDGGGSTPWVSPEAGSSAPASERAAEETPPAKGSVKVVRTVTEGLKTPWGLAPLPEGGLLVSSRDEGTITLVDEKTGKKTEVGSVPGVAPGGEGGLMGLALSPTYASDHMVYAYFTSDSDNRIVRMQYDAKRPAGERLGAPDTVFRGIPKGTNHNGGRIAFGPDKMLYVGTGETYVTELAQDKKSTGGKILRLTPEGEPAPGNPFDSPVYSYGHRNVQGLAWDKKQRLFASEFGQDTWDELNHIKPGGNYGWPDVEGKSDDSGYESPIDQWSTDEASPSGIAYAEGSVWMAGLRGKRLWRIPLKGTEESADPQAFLRGDHGRLRTVVAAGGDKLWLVTSETDGRGTPGSGDDRILELRVK from the coding sequence GTGACGGCCGTGTTGGCCGCAGCCACGCTCCTGCTGACGGCCGGGTGCTCCTCGGACGACGGGGGGAGTTCGGACGGCGGCGGGAGCACGCCCTGGGTGAGTCCTGAGGCCGGTTCCTCGGCCCCGGCCTCCGAGCGGGCGGCCGAGGAGACACCGCCCGCCAAGGGCTCCGTGAAGGTCGTGCGGACCGTCACCGAGGGCCTCAAGACACCCTGGGGACTGGCGCCCCTGCCCGAGGGCGGCCTCCTGGTGTCCTCGCGCGACGAGGGGACGATCACCCTGGTCGACGAGAAGACCGGGAAGAAGACGGAAGTGGGCTCGGTGCCCGGCGTCGCCCCCGGCGGCGAGGGCGGCCTGATGGGTTTGGCCCTCTCCCCGACCTACGCGTCGGACCACATGGTCTACGCGTACTTCACCTCGGACTCGGACAACCGCATCGTGCGCATGCAGTACGACGCGAAGAGGCCGGCCGGTGAGCGGCTGGGCGCGCCCGACACGGTGTTCCGGGGCATCCCCAAGGGCACGAACCACAACGGCGGCCGTATCGCCTTCGGCCCGGACAAGATGCTGTACGTGGGCACGGGCGAGACCTACGTCACCGAGCTGGCCCAGGACAAGAAGTCGACGGGCGGCAAGATCCTCCGTCTGACCCCGGAGGGCGAACCTGCACCGGGCAACCCCTTCGACTCGCCCGTCTACTCCTACGGGCACCGCAATGTGCAGGGCCTGGCCTGGGACAAGAAGCAGCGTCTGTTCGCCTCGGAGTTCGGCCAGGACACCTGGGACGAGCTGAACCACATCAAGCCTGGCGGCAACTACGGCTGGCCGGACGTGGAGGGCAAGTCCGACGACTCCGGGTACGAGAGCCCGATCGACCAGTGGAGCACCGACGAGGCCTCTCCCAGCGGTATCGCCTACGCGGAGGGTTCCGTCTGGATGGCGGGCCTGCGCGGCAAGCGGCTGTGGCGCATCCCGCTGAAGGGCACCGAGGAGTCGGCGGATCCCCAGGCCTTCCTGCGGGGCGACCACGGCCGCTTGCGCACGGTGGTCGCGGCGGGCGGTGACAAGCTGTGGCTGGTCACGAGCGAGACGGACGGACGGGGCACGCCGGGCAGCGGGGACGACCGGATCCTGGAACTGCGGGTGAAGTGA
- a CDS encoding DUF6191 domain-containing protein: MIENLFAPGRKHTEEENKRLELTRVDLNDGDPGRGPIDLTSGKVVVRVPAQPAGEPVGDQDAPADQDDRQDPEAPA, from the coding sequence ATGATCGAGAACCTCTTCGCACCGGGACGCAAGCACACCGAGGAGGAGAACAAGCGGCTGGAACTGACCCGCGTGGATCTGAACGACGGTGACCCCGGCCGGGGACCCATAGATCTGACCTCGGGCAAGGTGGTCGTACGCGTCCCGGCGCAGCCCGCGGGGGAGCCCGTGGGGGACCAGGACGCCCCGGCCGACCAGGACGACCGGCAGGACCCGGAAGCCCCCGCTTAG
- a CDS encoding aldo/keto reductase: MERRTIGAAALEVGAVGLGCMPMNWAYSGSRQRGGESLRTVHAALDRGATLLDTADMYGPFTNELLVGRALKGRRAEAFVSTKVGLLVGDQHIVANGRPGYVKRACDASLRRLQTDVIDLYQLHREDPEVPVEETWGAMAELVSAGKVRALGLCAVGARSGRRPGARLHDGTIRKLERVQQVFPVSAVEAELSVWSPEALEDLLPWCEARGVGFLAAMPLGNGFLTGTLTPGEGFEPDDLRARHPRFTAEMMAANQPIVVGLRRIAARHSAAAEGAVVTPAQVALAWVLSRGRQVVPVPGTKRECWAAENAAAAGLRLTAEDLAEVAELPSALGSWD; encoded by the coding sequence GTGGAGCGCAGGACTATCGGGGCGGCGGCGCTGGAGGTCGGGGCTGTCGGGCTCGGGTGCATGCCGATGAACTGGGCCTACTCGGGTTCGCGGCAGCGGGGCGGCGAATCGCTGCGGACCGTGCACGCGGCGCTCGACCGGGGCGCCACGCTCCTCGACACCGCCGACATGTACGGGCCGTTCACCAATGAGCTGCTGGTGGGGCGCGCGCTGAAGGGGCGGCGTGCGGAGGCCTTCGTGTCCACCAAGGTGGGCCTGCTGGTGGGTGATCAGCACATCGTGGCCAACGGCCGTCCCGGCTATGTGAAGCGGGCGTGCGACGCCTCGCTGCGCCGGCTGCAGACGGATGTCATAGACCTCTACCAACTGCACCGCGAGGACCCCGAGGTGCCGGTCGAGGAGACCTGGGGCGCGATGGCGGAGCTCGTCTCGGCGGGGAAGGTGCGGGCGCTCGGGCTGTGCGCGGTGGGTGCCCGCTCCGGCCGCAGGCCGGGGGCCCGGCTGCACGACGGGACGATACGGAAGCTGGAGCGGGTGCAGCAGGTCTTCCCGGTGAGCGCGGTGGAGGCCGAGCTGTCGGTGTGGTCGCCCGAGGCGCTGGAGGACCTGTTGCCGTGGTGCGAGGCGCGAGGGGTCGGCTTCCTCGCGGCGATGCCGCTCGGCAACGGCTTCCTGACCGGGACGCTCACTCCGGGCGAGGGGTTCGAACCCGACGACCTCCGGGCCCGGCATCCTCGTTTCACCGCCGAGATGATGGCCGCGAACCAGCCGATCGTCGTCGGACTGCGGCGCATCGCGGCCCGTCACTCGGCCGCGGCGGAGGGCGCCGTCGTCACTCCCGCGCAGGTGGCTCTCGCGTGGGTGCTGTCGCGCGGGCGGCAGGTGGTTCCGGTGCCCGGGACCAAACGGGAGTGCTGGGCCGCGGAGAACGCGGCGGCGGCCGGGCTGCGGCTGACGGCGGAGGACCTCGCCGAGGTGGCGGAGCTGCCTTCGGCACTGGGGTCCTGGGACTGA
- a CDS encoding MMPL family transporter, which translates to MAALARWCVQHRLVALLLWLLAFGGVSAAALVAGSAYSNDYQVPGTESGRATELLQDNFPGLGGDSDTVVWHSTPGTVRAADVEQTMTRTLDRIAALPGVAAVAGPYEGRGSGQISEDGRTAYATVTFHDPAENIDRSEAAAVVAAAKAAETDGLQVELGGQAIALTESSGGHLAEIVGVAVAAVVLFLAFGSLAASALPIATALVSVGTAYAGIVLLGHVMTVADFAPMLGMLIGLGVGIDYALFIVTRHRRGLKRGLPVAEAARNAVTTTGRAVVFAGATVCIALLGMLILRLGFLNGVAIAASLTVILTVAASVTLLPALLSFVGMRALSRRERRRLHEHGPEPEVPTGLAARWSAFVERHPKLLGGGALAVMALLAVPMFSLHLGTSDQGNNPESATTRQAYDLIAGGTSGPENGSGSGGGGFGPGLNGPLTLVTAVSGAQDRLALDNLGATLRATEGVRTATPVTYDSDGDTAYLVVVPESSPQSQRTSELVDRLRTEVLPRAETGTTLDLKVGGITAGYDDFADVIVGKLPLFVGVVIGLGCLLLLFAFRSVGIPLKAAAMNVAAVSAAFGVVVAIFQWGWGSELLGLGRAGPIEPFLPVIMVSVLFGLSMDYQVFLVGRMYEEWLETGDNRRAVRVGLAETGRVINSAAVIMISVFLAFVLSGDRVIAMFGIALAAAVALDAFVLRTLLVPALMHLLGGANWWLPGWLDRLLPHLSIEPPEIRTAGPGHRATIPGARDDALMDALVDVPMDPSTDLPMDLPMDLSMDVLVKERQQDVRDIPG; encoded by the coding sequence GTGGCAGCCTTAGCACGTTGGTGTGTCCAGCACCGCCTCGTCGCCCTACTGCTCTGGCTCCTCGCCTTCGGCGGGGTCTCCGCCGCCGCCCTCGTCGCCGGGTCCGCGTACTCGAACGACTACCAGGTGCCGGGCACCGAGTCGGGCCGCGCCACCGAACTGCTCCAGGACAACTTCCCCGGCCTCGGCGGCGACAGTGACACCGTTGTCTGGCACTCCACCCCCGGTACGGTCCGCGCCGCCGACGTCGAGCAGACCATGACCCGCACCCTCGACAGGATCGCCGCGCTGCCCGGGGTGGCCGCGGTCGCCGGCCCCTACGAGGGCCGCGGCTCGGGTCAGATCAGCGAGGACGGGCGTACCGCCTACGCCACGGTGACCTTTCACGACCCGGCCGAGAACATCGACCGGAGCGAGGCCGCGGCGGTCGTCGCCGCCGCGAAGGCCGCCGAGACCGACGGGCTCCAGGTCGAGCTGGGCGGCCAGGCCATCGCCCTCACCGAGTCCTCCGGCGGGCACCTCGCCGAGATCGTCGGAGTGGCCGTCGCCGCGGTGGTGCTCTTCCTCGCCTTCGGCTCCCTCGCCGCCTCGGCTCTGCCCATCGCCACGGCCCTGGTGAGCGTCGGCACCGCGTACGCGGGAATCGTGCTGCTCGGGCACGTGATGACCGTCGCCGACTTCGCGCCCATGCTCGGCATGCTGATCGGGCTGGGCGTGGGCATCGACTACGCGCTGTTCATAGTCACCAGGCACCGCCGTGGCCTCAAGCGCGGTCTCCCGGTCGCGGAGGCGGCGCGCAACGCGGTGACCACCACCGGGCGCGCGGTCGTCTTCGCGGGCGCCACCGTCTGCATCGCCCTGCTGGGCATGCTGATACTGCGACTCGGCTTCCTGAACGGCGTGGCGATCGCCGCCTCCCTCACCGTCATCCTCACGGTCGCGGCCTCCGTGACCCTGCTGCCCGCGCTGCTCTCCTTCGTCGGCATGCGCGCCCTGAGCCGCCGCGAACGCCGCCGACTGCACGAGCACGGGCCCGAACCCGAGGTCCCCACCGGGCTCGCCGCCCGCTGGTCCGCGTTCGTCGAACGGCATCCCAAACTCCTCGGCGGCGGAGCCCTCGCCGTCATGGCGCTGCTCGCGGTGCCGATGTTCTCGCTGCACCTGGGCACCTCCGACCAGGGCAACAACCCGGAGTCGGCCACCACCCGGCAGGCGTACGACCTGATCGCCGGTGGCACCTCCGGCCCGGAGAACGGGAGCGGGAGCGGCGGGGGAGGGTTCGGGCCGGGTCTGAACGGGCCGCTGACCCTCGTCACAGCCGTCTCCGGCGCCCAGGACCGGCTCGCCCTCGACAACCTCGGCGCCACGCTCCGGGCGACCGAGGGCGTCCGCACCGCGACCCCGGTGACGTACGACAGCGACGGGGACACCGCCTACCTCGTCGTCGTACCTGAGTCCTCGCCGCAGTCCCAGCGGACCAGCGAACTCGTCGACCGGCTGCGTACCGAGGTGCTGCCGCGGGCCGAGACCGGCACCACGCTCGACCTGAAGGTCGGCGGGATCACCGCCGGATACGACGACTTCGCCGACGTCATCGTCGGCAAACTGCCCCTCTTCGTGGGCGTGGTGATCGGCCTGGGCTGCCTCCTGCTGCTGTTCGCCTTCCGTTCCGTCGGCATTCCGCTGAAGGCCGCCGCGATGAACGTCGCGGCCGTGTCGGCCGCCTTCGGAGTCGTCGTCGCGATCTTCCAGTGGGGCTGGGGCAGCGAACTGCTGGGCCTCGGACGGGCGGGGCCGATCGAGCCCTTCCTGCCCGTGATCATGGTCTCCGTGCTCTTCGGGCTCTCCATGGACTACCAGGTGTTCCTGGTCGGCAGGATGTACGAGGAGTGGCTGGAGACCGGTGACAACCGCCGGGCCGTCCGTGTGGGCCTCGCGGAGACCGGCCGGGTGATCAACTCCGCCGCCGTGATCATGATCTCGGTCTTCCTGGCCTTCGTGCTCAGCGGCGACCGCGTCATCGCGATGTTCGGCATCGCGCTGGCCGCCGCCGTCGCCCTCGACGCCTTCGTGCTGCGTACGCTCCTGGTGCCCGCCCTCATGCACCTGCTGGGCGGCGCCAACTGGTGGCTGCCCGGCTGGCTCGACCGGCTCCTGCCGCACCTCAGCATCGAGCCGCCGGAAATCCGTACCGCCGGCCCGGGCCACCGTGCGACGATCCCGGGGGCGCGCGACGACGCGCTCATGGACGCGCTGGTGGACGTACCCATGGACCCGTCCACGGATCTGCCCATGGATCTGCCCATGGATCTGTCCATGGACGTACTCGTGAAGGAGCGGCAGCAGGATGTACGCGATATCCCTGGGTGA
- a CDS encoding GNAT family N-acetyltransferase — translation MYAISLGDDGAELRPLEPWHAEEFLAHLDRGREFVQQYISFGSRATDADSARELLQSFADKKAADTGSLHGVWLDGLLVGGVLFRVFDAEHGTCEVGCWLEPAAAGRGLITRAARVLIDWAVDERGIHRVEWYAAVANKPSLNVARRLGMSREGVLRENWPHRGVRQDTEVWSVLAGEWRAARAAAAGQGDLPTHA, via the coding sequence ATGTACGCGATATCCCTGGGTGACGACGGTGCCGAACTGCGGCCTCTGGAGCCGTGGCACGCGGAGGAGTTCCTCGCCCATCTCGACCGTGGGCGAGAGTTCGTCCAGCAGTACATCTCCTTCGGGTCGCGCGCCACGGATGCCGACTCCGCGCGCGAGCTGCTCCAGTCGTTCGCCGACAAGAAGGCCGCCGACACGGGCAGCCTGCACGGGGTGTGGCTGGACGGACTGCTAGTCGGCGGTGTGCTCTTCCGGGTCTTCGACGCGGAGCACGGCACCTGCGAGGTCGGCTGCTGGCTGGAGCCCGCGGCGGCGGGCCGCGGCCTGATCACGCGCGCGGCACGCGTCCTCATCGACTGGGCGGTCGACGAGCGCGGCATCCACCGCGTGGAGTGGTACGCGGCCGTCGCCAACAAGCCCAGCCTGAACGTGGCACGGCGGCTCGGCATGAGCCGCGAGGGCGTCCTCCGGGAGAACTGGCCCCACCGGGGCGTACGGCAGGACACCGAGGTGTGGTCGGTCCTCGCGGGGGAGTGGCGGGCCGCACGCGCGGCTGCCGCCGGACAAGGGGATCTGCCGACCCACGCGTGA
- the gatB gene encoding Asp-tRNA(Asn)/Glu-tRNA(Gln) amidotransferase subunit GatB has protein sequence MTATTDLVSYEDALASYDPVMGLEVHVELGTKTKMFCGCSTELGAEPNSQACPTCLGMPGALPVVNAIGVESAIKIGLALHCEIAEWCRFARKNYFYPDMPKNFQTSQYDEPIAFNGYLDVQLEDGEVFRVEIERAHMEEDTGKSLHVGGATGRIHGASHSLLDYNRAGIPLIEIVTKPIEGAGERAPEVAKAYVAELRELIKALGVSEARMEQGQMRCDVNLSLRPHGREKFGTRSETKNVNSLRSVERAARFEIQRHAAVLNDGGTIIQETRHFHEDTGSTTSGRVKEEAEDYRYFPEPDLVPVAPSREWVEELRATLPEQPLALRNRLREEWGVNAHDMQSMLNAGAIDLIVATIAAGADSTSARKWWMGELARAANESGVSLDELAITPEQVARVAALVGEGSLNDKLARQVIDGVVKGEGTPDEVVEKRGLKVVSDEGALTAAVDEAIAGNPGVADKIRGGKVAAVGALVGAVMKATRGQADAARVKELILEKLGVEG, from the coding sequence GTGACTGCCACGACTGACCTGGTGTCGTACGAGGACGCGCTGGCGTCGTACGACCCCGTCATGGGCCTTGAGGTCCATGTCGAACTCGGCACCAAGACCAAGATGTTCTGCGGCTGTTCCACCGAGCTGGGTGCCGAGCCCAACTCGCAGGCCTGCCCGACCTGTCTGGGCATGCCCGGCGCGCTGCCGGTCGTCAACGCGATCGGCGTCGAGTCCGCCATCAAGATCGGCCTCGCGCTGCACTGCGAGATCGCCGAGTGGTGCCGCTTCGCCCGGAAGAACTACTTCTATCCGGACATGCCGAAGAACTTCCAGACCTCCCAGTACGACGAGCCGATCGCCTTCAACGGCTACCTCGACGTCCAGCTGGAGGACGGCGAGGTCTTCCGCGTGGAGATCGAGCGCGCCCACATGGAGGAGGACACCGGCAAGTCGCTGCACGTCGGCGGCGCGACGGGCCGTATCCACGGCGCCTCGCACTCGCTGCTCGACTACAACCGCGCCGGCATCCCGCTCATCGAGATCGTCACCAAGCCGATCGAGGGCGCGGGCGAGCGCGCCCCCGAGGTCGCCAAGGCGTACGTCGCCGAGCTGCGCGAGCTGATCAAGGCGCTCGGCGTCTCGGAAGCCCGTATGGAGCAGGGCCAGATGCGCTGCGACGTGAACCTGTCGCTGCGCCCGCACGGCCGGGAGAAGTTCGGTACGCGCTCCGAGACGAAGAACGTGAACTCGCTGCGTTCCGTCGAGCGTGCGGCCCGGTTCGAGATCCAGCGGCACGCGGCCGTCCTCAACGACGGCGGCACGATCATCCAGGAGACCCGTCACTTCCACGAGGACACGGGGTCGACGACCTCGGGGCGTGTGAAGGAGGAGGCCGAGGACTACCGGTACTTCCCGGAGCCCGACCTCGTCCCGGTCGCCCCGTCCCGCGAGTGGGTCGAGGAGCTGCGCGCGACTCTGCCCGAGCAGCCGCTGGCCCTCCGCAACCGGCTGCGCGAGGAGTGGGGCGTCAACGCCCACGACATGCAGTCGATGCTCAACGCCGGTGCGATCGACCTCATCGTGGCCACGATCGCGGCGGGCGCCGACTCGACGTCCGCCCGCAAGTGGTGGATGGGTGAGCTGGCGCGCGCGGCCAACGAGTCGGGGGTCTCCCTCGACGAGCTGGCCATCACGCCCGAGCAGGTCGCCCGGGTGGCCGCGCTGGTCGGTGAGGGGTCCCTCAACGACAAGCTGGCCCGTCAGGTCATCGACGGGGTCGTCAAGGGTGAGGGCACGCCCGACGAGGTCGTCGAGAAGCGCGGTCTGAAGGTCGTCTCGGACGAGGGCGCGTTGACGGCTGCCGTCGACGAGGCCATCGCGGGGAACCCCGGTGTCGCCGACAAGATTCGTGGTGGCAAGGTGGCGGCCGTCGGTGCGCTGGTGGGCGCCGTCATGAAGGCCACGCGTGGGCAGGCCGACGCCGCGCGGGTCAAGGAGCTCATCCTTGAGAAGTTGGGGGTCGAGGGCTAG
- a CDS encoding helix-turn-helix transcriptional regulator encodes MLGAVETRSVSPVFVGRADELGVLNDALARAVAGEPQALLLGGEAGVGKTRLIEEFAAGACREGAVVAVGGCVEIGADGLPFAPFSTALRALRRHLPDALAAASAGQEEELARLLPELGESARGRHGEDGMARLFELTVRLLERVAADRPVVVLLEDLHWADASTRHLLAYLFRTLRSGHLLVVATYRADDIHRRHPLRPLLAELDRLRTVRRIELGRFTRTEVGRQIAGILGSEPEPALVDDIFARSDGNAFFVEELAVAAHYGCRTGLTDSLRDLLLVRVESLPESSQRVTRIVAEGGSTVEYRLLAAVARLSEDDLIEALRAAVGANILLATPDGDGYRFRHSLVREAVGDDLLPGERSRLNRRYAEVLEADPSLVPAAGERAARLASHWYHAHDAAKALPAVLDASVAARRRHAYSEQVRLLERAMELWDTAPDAVRAELRTGDYTEAYPPPLPEVRGGGADGCDPATTRLHYLDLMAEAAAAGRFCGERSRALKITKRALHLLEDEPDPLRAAWFWIQRSRLVEGQGLGDGWQELGTAQDLVRGLPPSEVHADVLAHVANWLMVHRPGPDALQAAERAVQYARMVGARDIELNARLTLGGLLVESGDISAGLAEVHEVKDRATELGAAYVMGRAHVNLPSHLEGVGRSLEAVRILQEGVELTRRYGLLDTEAWVWGNLGESLFSLGRWDEAAEAGYNSERVGQSAKPRGFRTMLHARLHLARGDLAAAREQLAEARGHFGTHDAVPQNALPLTTLAIGIAAGQGRLLDARAELEEALELGFPPGTQRYGWPLLLAAATAEADARGLPTVEPGRAGLVERLRRTTESFTTNVPVWQAHERWVRAELRRAEDRDTPDDWSEAVAAFEPLERPYDLARVRYRLAEALLGSGGTEEERCRATELLRLARAVADHLGARPLADAVDRLAQRARLTLALAPGRTPLAPADPAEALGLTSRERDVLRLVAVGRSNRQIAEELFISPKTASVHVSNILAKLGVSGRGEAAAVAHRMRLFPPETAAAVRSTGRAG; translated from the coding sequence ATGCTCGGCGCTGTGGAGACCAGATCCGTCAGTCCGGTCTTCGTCGGCCGGGCCGACGAACTGGGCGTACTGAACGACGCGCTCGCCCGTGCGGTCGCGGGCGAGCCGCAGGCGTTGCTGCTCGGCGGTGAGGCCGGCGTCGGAAAGACCCGCCTCATCGAGGAGTTCGCGGCGGGCGCCTGCCGCGAGGGCGCCGTCGTGGCGGTCGGCGGCTGCGTCGAGATCGGCGCCGACGGACTGCCCTTCGCGCCCTTCTCCACCGCGCTGCGGGCCCTGCGCCGCCACCTGCCCGACGCACTGGCCGCCGCTTCAGCGGGACAGGAGGAGGAACTGGCCAGGCTGCTGCCCGAACTGGGCGAGAGCGCCCGCGGCCGGCACGGCGAGGACGGCATGGCCCGCCTCTTCGAACTCACCGTCCGCCTCCTGGAACGCGTCGCCGCCGACCGCCCCGTCGTCGTCCTCCTGGAGGACCTGCACTGGGCGGACGCCTCCACCCGCCACCTCCTCGCCTACCTCTTCCGGACCCTGCGCAGCGGTCACCTCCTCGTCGTCGCCACCTACCGCGCCGACGACATCCACCGCCGCCACCCGCTGCGTCCGCTGCTCGCCGAGCTCGACCGGCTGCGCACCGTCCGCCGGATCGAACTCGGCCGCTTCACCCGCACCGAGGTCGGCCGCCAGATCGCCGGAATACTCGGCTCCGAGCCCGAACCGGCCCTGGTGGACGACATCTTCGCCCGCTCCGACGGGAACGCGTTCTTCGTCGAGGAACTGGCCGTCGCCGCCCACTACGGCTGCCGCACCGGCCTCACCGACTCGCTGCGCGATCTGCTCCTGGTCCGCGTCGAGAGCCTGCCCGAGAGCTCCCAGCGGGTCACCAGGATCGTCGCCGAGGGCGGCTCGACCGTGGAGTACCGGCTGCTCGCCGCCGTGGCCAGGCTCTCCGAGGACGACCTCATCGAGGCGCTGCGGGCCGCCGTCGGCGCCAACATCCTGCTCGCGACGCCCGACGGGGACGGCTACCGCTTCCGCCATTCCCTGGTGCGTGAGGCCGTCGGCGACGACCTGCTGCCCGGCGAGCGCTCCCGCCTCAACCGCCGCTACGCGGAAGTCCTGGAGGCCGATCCCTCGCTCGTCCCGGCGGCCGGTGAGCGCGCGGCCCGGCTGGCCAGCCACTGGTACCACGCGCACGACGCCGCGAAGGCCCTGCCCGCCGTCCTCGACGCCTCCGTGGCGGCCCGCCGCCGGCACGCCTACTCGGAGCAGGTACGGCTCCTGGAGCGGGCGATGGAGCTGTGGGACACGGCCCCCGACGCCGTACGCGCCGAACTGCGGACCGGCGACTACACCGAGGCCTATCCGCCCCCACTGCCCGAAGTGCGCGGAGGGGGCGCCGACGGCTGCGACCCGGCGACCACACGGCTGCACTACCTCGACCTGATGGCCGAGGCCGCCGCGGCGGGCCGGTTCTGCGGGGAACGCAGCCGCGCGCTGAAGATAACCAAGCGGGCCCTGCACCTCCTTGAGGACGAGCCGGACCCCCTGCGCGCCGCCTGGTTCTGGATCCAGCGCTCCCGCCTCGTCGAGGGGCAGGGCCTCGGTGACGGCTGGCAGGAACTCGGCACCGCGCAGGACCTCGTCCGGGGGCTGCCGCCGTCCGAGGTGCACGCAGACGTCCTCGCCCACGTCGCCAACTGGCTGATGGTGCACAGGCCCGGCCCGGACGCGCTCCAGGCCGCCGAACGAGCCGTGCAGTACGCCCGCATGGTCGGGGCCCGCGACATCGAGCTGAACGCGCGTCTCACCCTGGGCGGACTCCTGGTCGAGTCGGGCGACATCAGCGCCGGACTCGCCGAGGTGCACGAGGTCAAGGACCGGGCCACGGAACTCGGCGCCGCCTACGTGATGGGCCGCGCCCATGTGAACCTCCCGTCCCACCTGGAGGGCGTCGGCCGCTCCCTGGAAGCCGTCCGCATCCTCCAGGAAGGCGTCGAACTCACCCGCAGATACGGCCTCCTGGACACCGAGGCCTGGGTCTGGGGCAATCTCGGCGAGTCCCTCTTCTCACTGGGCCGCTGGGACGAGGCCGCCGAGGCCGGATACAACTCGGAGCGCGTCGGCCAGAGCGCCAAGCCCCGGGGCTTCCGCACGATGCTCCACGCCCGCCTCCATCTCGCCCGGGGCGACCTGGCCGCCGCGCGCGAGCAACTGGCCGAGGCGCGCGGCCACTTCGGCACCCACGACGCCGTACCCCAGAACGCGCTGCCCCTGACCACCCTCGCCATCGGCATCGCCGCGGGACAGGGCCGCCTCCTCGACGCCCGCGCGGAACTGGAAGAGGCGCTGGAACTCGGCTTCCCGCCGGGCACCCAGCGCTACGGCTGGCCCCTGCTGCTCGCCGCGGCGACCGCGGAGGCCGACGCCCGCGGACTGCCCACCGTCGAACCGGGGCGCGCCGGACTCGTCGAGCGCCTGCGCAGGACCACGGAGTCCTTCACCACGAACGTGCCCGTGTGGCAGGCGCACGAACGCTGGGTGCGCGCCGAACTGCGGCGTGCCGAGGACCGGGACACCCCGGACGACTGGTCCGAGGCGGTCGCGGCCTTCGAACCGCTGGAGCGCCCGTACGACCTGGCGCGCGTCCGGTACCGGCTCGCGGAGGCCCTGCTGGGTTCCGGCGGCACGGAGGAGGAGCGGTGCCGCGCCACCGAGCTGCTGCGGCTGGCCCGGGCCGTCGCCGACCACCTCGGCGCACGGCCGCTCGCCGACGCCGTCGACCGGCTCGCGCAGCGGGCCCGTCTCACGCTCGCCCTGGCGCCCGGCCGGACCCCTCTCGCGCCCGCCGACCCGGCCGAGGCGCTCGGCCTCACCAGCCGCGAGCGGGACGTCCTGCGCCTGGTGGCCGTCGGCCGCAGCAACCGCCAGATCGCCGAGGAGCTCTTCATCTCCCCGAAGACGGCCAGCGTCCACGTCTCGAACATCCTGGCCAAGCTCGGCGTCTCCGGCCGGGGCGAGGCCGCGGCCGTGGCACACCGGATGCGGCTGTTCCCACCGGAAACCGCTGCCGCCGTCCGCTCGACCGGACGAGCCGGATGA